The segment ATGACTGGTGTTCCAAAGTTTGTCAGTCATGAAAGGTAATAGATAATCATTTTTGTGTTCTGTAAGTACATTTGACATCTAGCCTTAAATACATATTTGTTCAAAACAGTAACCCAAACAAAAACATGTCCATGTTCAACCAAGTCATTTCCACACTCATCCGCTGCTGGTCAACATCACCGTAATTCTATCTTGTAAATACATAAACAagcttcaccacacacacacacacacacacacacacacacacagtacctacAGTGActtcggaagtattcagacccattgaccttttaaacattttgttacattacagccttattctaaaatggattaaataaaacaagttcctcagcaatctacacacaataccccatgacaaagcgaaaacaggtttttagaaattctaATTTATacataacagaaataccttatttacataaatattcagaccctttgctatgagacttgaaattgagctcaggtgcatcctgtttccattgatcattcttgagattgTTAAGTACTAAATAATGACTGGTAACAGGTGTAGGAACTACCTTATTTCTGGTGCAGGCTCCTGTTTCACTGATTCGGACTCTGAAGTTTGCAGCGCCAATTGGTAGGTTCTAAATAAAGAATACAAACTCACGGACGATTagtaaagctcaaaccaagtttattaaCCCCCTGGGTCACACAGCTGCATAAGACCAAGACATATTCACACAAGCACAAGTATTTAACCCTTCCTTCTATGTTGGTGTCTCCACCTTACATCTATGAACAGCCAACACACCAGTTgctttatcccccccccccctttcctccccaattttgtggtatccaattggtagtttgtTACGAGAATTATGTTCTCAAGGTTCATATCCCAATTCAATTATACTACTCAGTCTGCAACCCAGAATTTGTAAGGTACGGGTTGAAATGAAAGAGACAGAGGCCCAGCTAAAATAGTCAAAAAGGTTTATTCATGAGAGCGCTGGTCTTTTGTACAAAACCATTTTATACTGGCTTCTTACGCACATACTTTCACACACAAACATTAGGTATCCTATATTAGGTCCTGCTACCCAGCCGACAATGATTAGGGGAGTCCGTGAGAATCACTCCCCGTCCTCCCTCAAGATAGGGAGACCCTGGGAAGTACTCTGTGGCCCCCAGCCAAGGTCTGCAACGAATCTTGCTCAGAGTCTGTTTTTAAGATACTATAATAGACATATTGTACAGATATATTGTTATACCCTAATTCTAACTAAAAACTACACTCACAGATATATAATTCTACAGACTAAAACCTCACATCATTATAATAATCTcatgattctaatcaatttcatacaatCATATGGttcagggtggaatattctaaTTCATTTAAACATATAAATTCCATTAACATAATTATAGtcctgtcccatcgctgcaactcctgtatggactcgggagatgcgaaggtcgagagccgtgcgtcccccgaaacacaacccagccaagctgcactgcttcttgacacaacgcccgcttaacccagaagcaccaatgtgtcagaggaaacaccatacacctggcgattGTGTCAGCATTcattgcacccggcccgccacaggagtcgctagtgcgtgatgggacaggaacatccctgccggcAAAAACCTCCCCAAACCCAGACggcgctgggacaattgtgcaccggccggctgcgacagagccttgATTCGAACTAGGATCTGTAGTGCCACAGATCTGTAGTGCCACAGCTAGAGATcctgccctagaccactgcgccactcaggaggcccttgCAAGACATAATTTTtgtgatatctgttcttcctcacttcatctgacctcagcccaaattcctcactcctccccaccgTCCTGTTGACTTGTACCAGACTGTGGACATTGTCCTTCCATAGGATCCCCGATGTCTAACAATATATTCTGACAGAAAGTAAACGCTCTACATTcacctctccctcagtgacatgaataagaatatttcataTTTAGAAGTCAGAACACAtcaagatgtttctacaacttggagtccacttgGGGTAAATACAATTGAaacgacatgatttggaaaggcacatacttGTATACATAAGGTCAcacagatgacagtgcatgtcagagcaaaaatcaagccatgagccATGgtacgtagagctccgagacataattgtgtccaggcacagatctggggaagggtaccaaccatctctgcagcactccaccaaatcaggcctttatggtacagtggccaaacagaagccactccttagtaaaaggcacattacagcctgcttggagtttgccaaaaggcacctaaagactctcagacgatgagaaacaagattctccggtctgatgaaacctagattgaactatttggcctgaatgccaagcatcacgttctggaggaaacctggcaccatccctacggtgaagcatggcagcttcatgctgtggggatgttttcaagTGGCAGGGACTGGGCGACTAGTTacgatcgaggcaaagatgaacacagcaaattacagagagatccctgatgaaaacctgctccagagcactcaggacctcagactgggggcgaagggtcacctttcaacaggacaacgaccctaagcacacagccaagacaacgaacaagtggctttgggacaagtctctgaatatcattgagtggcccagccagagcccggacttgaaccctattgaacatctctggagagacctgaaaatagctgtgcagcaatgctccccatccaacctgacagagcttgagaggatatacAGAGAACAAATGGgataaattccccaaatacaggtgtgccaagcttgtagcgtaatTCCCcaaaagactcaaggctgtaatcgctgccaaatgtgcttcaacaaagtactcagtaaaaggtctgaatacttgtaaattagatcatttaaaaataaataaattaggtaacatttctaaaaacctgttttctttGTCTTTATGGAgcattgtctgtagattgatgagggaaacctaataaaatgttgaaaaagtcaaggggtctaaatactttctgaaggcactgtatgcatgCATTAGGTCCTATTAGTTGTTCAACCCGATGTTACAGGCAAGGTCAAATAAAGGGAtttgtttgtacagtacagtttTGGAGTTAAAGGCACTACTTCTGATTACACAAATCTGTCTATTCAGAGATTATTACTTCTATTTCTAAGCAGCCGGTTGCCATTTTGTTTCTGCTTTAGCCAAAACAATCACAAAGGGGTTGGTTAAATCTTAAGGACAGAATAGCAACCAGGAAAGGCATTTCTTTCAACGCTGGTCATTGGTTTTATTCACATACCCTGTGTTATGTTTCTGCAATGTTAAAAAGGACACTACATTTCATACTTTTCCCCCAGTGTGCTTTGAATGATCATATTGTGCTGTCAGTCGACTAGAGGACTGCCTTTCCCCCCAGACTACCATTGAGTAAAATAATCTGGAAAGCCCATCAAGGGGCCTGTCCTCCCTTTTTCTTCCATCCGTAGTTTATTCCCCCCCCCTCTTCACCATTTTATAAATTGTACATGCATGACTCCTCAGTTCCCCACAAACTCTAACAACTACACTTTCCCCTCCATTTTATTAGGCAGCTGGTCAGCCACTCAATTTGATGGGCCATGATTGGTCCTTTCCAACTTTGATTGCTTGTTAGTACACGGAGGCGGGGTTTGCTGCTGGAAGACCTCTCTGATTCGTGCTACGCAGATGTCTGAGGCCACCTGTGTCTCCTTAGCGAGCCCCAATAGGCTGAGGAAGCCATGTGGGAGGTCCTCCACCACTCTCAGGGTCACTGGTTGGCCCATATCCCGCAGTTTCTTGGCGAACATCACAGAGTCATCCAACAAGGCATCCAGTGCAGAGGCCtgtggggacagacaggggagtaagAATTACAGGGCCAATCTGGAGATTCTTCctccattttatttatttatttatttatatatatatatatatattttttttaaataggccaattaatcggtatcagcttttttggtccGGCAATAATCCgtatcggtattggcgttgaaaaatcataatcggttgacctctagccTTGATGTGAATAGTCTCGTGAAAATGTAAACTGACTTTTCAAATTTTGTTTGGGGAGAAAATGCTGAATAATTCAATTACTGGATCCAATGTAGTAGTCTAGCTTACTCTAGCCTATATGGAATATGAAACAAGTGAACTAGGCCTATAGGAACTTGTTTCAGATCTCCATCTCTGATCTAATCCATCACGTTAGGTCTGACTACTAGGCTAGCATTCATTCAACGTGCTTCGTCATTGGTGAACTGACTATTATTATCATTAGCAGCCTACTGTTTGTTGACATATCAAGAAGTAGGATCAAGAACTGATTAACTTCCTTCTTCTTTCCAAggtggcatagcagttcagacgtcttttgtcctcttcttgtcgtgtcccgtatatatatatatatatatatatatatatatatatttacaacttttgcACGTacattttattttccatcaactcatcttcaaaacactctcctgcaacccgcctcaccaacttatatttataaaaaagtattatttacctcaaatctgtaatcctccaagaagctcaccagaaactagccagaagctagccagaagctagcccagaagctaatccagaatcTAAtaagaagctagttagcttctttactggcaaatcgttagtattcagctaaccacggtttgtggtcatcagctatcctttggctcgaaaatctatcgccagttttgtacggcgcagcgcagcgcggctcggaacggaacataccggaccaatttttctctccatgtccctggatttcaactgctctctggacattcatacctggatctcacagctagctagctgctatccgtgtgactatcggctttcatcgattccggagcaaacatcaattattccggagctagccagctccgtaaatcactcctgagttccatcaatcactcctgggctgcagtcacctatccggacccgttttactgcctacgcggagccccaccgggccttcacaactggactgctgACGTTATCGACCCGAAGGAGTTATCTGGCtcgctcctccgtcgcgacgttacctgacaGCCCATCTGCGGCTTGCTAACCGTTAGCCgtcttaccggctgctatctgaatagacagaatcggacaatttatttattattatgttttcttcttgggcctctacaactatatctattgtttttgttgtgatttggattaatcccctctaccacacggaaccccactaatctactgacagaacgcaagaggtggctaataacagacctccatcctatgctagcttgctaccgatggcctggctagctgtctaaatcgctgtgacccccaaccaacctctccactcactggacccttttgatcactcgactaagcatgcctctccttaatgtcaatatgtcttgtccattgctgttctggttagtgtttattggcttatttcactgtagagcctctagtcctgctcactataccttatccaacctattaattccaccacccacacatgcaatgacatctcctggttttaatgatgtttctagagacaatatctctctcttcatcactcaatacctaggtttacctccactgtattcacatcctaccatacctttgtctgtacattataccttgatgctattttatcgcccccagaaacctccctttactctctgttccagacgaccaattcttattgcttttagccgtacccttattctactcctcctatgttcctctggcgatgtagaggtgaatccaggccctgcagtgcctagctccactcctattccccaggcgctctcttttgacaacttctgtaaccgtaatagccttggtttcatgcatgttaacattagaagcctcttcCCTAAGTTTgatctattcactgctttagcacactctgccaacccagatgttctaactgtgtctgaatcctggcttaggaagaccaccaaaaattctgacattttaattccaaactacaacattttcagacaagatagaactgccaaagggggcggtgttgcaatccaCTTCAaatatagcctgcagagttctgtcctactatccaggtctgtacccaaacaatttgaacttctacttttaaaaatccacctctcgaaaaacaagtctctcaccattgccgcctgcaatagaccaccctctgcccccagctgtgctctggacaccatatgtgaactgattgccccccccgggcggcagggtagcctagtggttagagcattggactagtaaccggaaggttgcaagttcaaacccccgagctgacaaggtacaaatctgtcattctgcccctgaacaggcagttaacccgctgttcctaggccgtcattgaaaataagaatttgttcttactgacttgcctggttaaataaaggtaaaataaaaaaatctatcttcagagctcgtgctgctaggcgacctaaactggaacatgcttaacaccccagccatcctacaatctaaacttgatgccctcaatctcacacaaattatcaatgaacctaccaagTACCTCCCCAAACAAAGccttaaacatgggcaccctcatagatatcatcctaaccaacttcccctctaaatacacctctgctgtcttcaaccaagatctcagcgatcactgcctcattgcctgcatccgtaatgggtcagcggtcaaacgacctccactcatcactgtaaaacgctctctgaaacacttcagcgagcaggccttttctaatcgacctggccggggtatcctgatctcatcccgtcagtagaggatgcctggatattttttttaaatgccttcctaaccatcttaaataaacatgccccattcaagaaatttagaaccaggaacagatatagcccttggttctccccagacctgactgcccttaaccaacacaaaaacatccaatggcgtactgcattagcatcgaacagcccccgtgatatgcagctgttcagggaagctagaaaccattatacacaggcagttagaaaagccaaggctagctttttcaagcagaaatttgcttcctgcaacactaactcaaaaaagttctgggacactgtaaagtccatggagaataagaacacctcctcccagctgcccactgcactgaagataggaaacactgtcaccactgataaatccaccataattgagaatttcaataagcatttttctacggctggccatgctttccacctggctactcctaccccggtcaacagcactgcacccccaacagcaactcgcccaagccttccccatttctccttctcccaaatccgttcagctgatgttctgaaagcaaaatctggacccctacaaatcagccgggctagacaatctggaccctttctctctaaaattatctgccgaaattgttgccacccctatttactagcctgttcaacctctctttcgtgtcgtctgagattcccaaagattggaaagcagctgcggtcatccccctcttcaaaaggggggggacactcttgacccaaactgctacagacctatatctatcctaccatgcctttctaaggtcttcgaaagccaagtcaacaaacagattaccgaccatttcgaatctcaccataccttctctgctatgcaatctggtttcagagctggtcatgggtgcacctcagccacgctcaaggtcctaaacgatatcttaaccatcatcgataagaaacattactgtgcaaccgtattcattgatctggccaaggctttcgactctgtcaatcaccacatcctcatcggcagactcaacagccttggtttctcaaatgattgcctcgcctggttcaccaactacttctctgagttcagtgtgtcaaatcggagggtctgctgtccggacctctggcagtctatgggggtgccacagggttcaattcttggaccggctcttttctctgtatacatcaatgaggtctctcttgctgctggtgagtctctgatccacctctacacagacgacaccattctgtatacatctggcccttctttggacactgtgttaacaaccctccaggcaagcttcaatgccatacaactctgcttccgtggcctccaattgctcttaaatacaagtaaaactaaatgcatgctcttcaaccgatcgctacctgcacctacccgcctgtccaacatcactactctggatggctctgacttagaatacgtggacaactacaaatatctaggtgtctggttagactgtaaactctccttccagacccatatcaaacatctccaatccaaagttaaatctagaattggcttcctatttcgcaacaaagcatccttcactcatgatgccaaacatacccttgtaaaactgaccatcctaccaatcctcgactttggcgatgtcatttacaaaatagcctccaataccctactcaacaaattggatgcagtctatcacggtgcaatccgttttgtcaccaaagccccatatactacccaccattgcgacctgtacgctctcgttggctggctctcgcttcatactcgtcgccaaacccactggctccatgtcatctacaagaccctgctaggtaaagtccccccttatctcagctcgctggtcaccatagcatctcccacctgtagcacacgctccagcaggtatatctctctagtcacccccaaaaccaattctttctttggccgcctctccttccagttctctgctgccagtgactggaacgaactacaaaaatctctgaaactggaaacacttatctccctcactagctttaagcaccaactgtcagagcagctcacagattactacacctgtacatagcccacctataatttagcccaaacaactacctctttcccaactgtatttaattaatttatttatttagctcctttgcaccccattatttttatttctactttgcacattcttccattgaaaaactaccattccagtgttttacttgctatattgtatttactttgccaccatggccttttttgcctttacctcccttctcacctcatttgctcattgAATATAGacgtgtttatactgtattattgactgtatgtttgttttactccatgtgtaactctgtgtcgttgtatctgacgaactgctttgctttatcttggccaggtcgcaattgtaaatgagaacttgttctcaacttgcctagctggttaaataaaggtgaaataaaaaataaaactacAATAGGCCTACTAATCTATAACAGTTTCTGTGAAGGAGGGTATTGGCGGAACAGCTCTCTCTGCCATGTCTGTTTACATTCACACAGTTATGCGCACTGAACTACTGCAACACTGCACGTTTCCTTGCCCGTCAATGTGCTCACGCCTACTACCATTGGAGACCTAAGCATGTGTGGGCAAGAAAGTGTTCTGGCTTAAATCTAGTTCACTAAACGCAGTAGCCAACTACATTCGTCAAGGAGCTAACTACGAAATAAGTGGTTGTGTGCTTAACACATAACATTTTGGAAAATGTATGACAAACAGTTTGTTCTCCATTTTCTTATCCTTTTTCCTCACACATCAGTGTCATCAAAGAATGACGTGGAGAGCTGCCATCCAGCTCGAGGGAGGAAAACAGTAATACGACTAGGCTGGAGCGAAGAGCTAAAGATTCTCTCTCATCGCCCAAGTCCTCTGATTGGCTCAGCTCCAACTTCAGACGGTTGAAAGCACAATGTTCCAACTAGAAGCCTATTTCTGCGTATTTTAGGCTAGTTTTTCATACCAGCGTACTTTGACGTACTTTGACCTCAAATTGCGTGCATGGTACACAAAATGTGTACATGTTGGCAGGTCTGCTACTCTTTTACTTTCTTGGCTGTTCCATCCTCCACACCAATTTTTCCAAATGCATTGACTCCACCACAACCACCCCTTCACATCCCCCCCCTCTCACCACCAAGTGTACAGGCGGTAGTCCTCTCAGTAGGTCATCAGGGGATAGAAGTGGTGACACAAACGGGTTCTTGACGATGGGACAGCTAGGCGTCTGGATCACAGCGAGGCGCTCAGAGCGCAGGGGCTCAAAACCTTCTGGGTAATCCCTAGGACCTGAGGAGGAGTTGGATGAGGAGGAACTGGGTGACGTTGATCTGTAGTGGGCCTCGTTGTCGAGGGACTGCTGGTGTGACGATGACACTGACCCTAGGACCTCTGCAGGAAGGAATGACTGGATCCAATTGGATGCCCCGTGTGTGAGGTCACTGATCAGCAAGGCTGTGTCTCTACCTAGATCACTCAATGTGCTGGTCCCCTCTGTGGGCTGTACTGCCTGAGAGTCTACACCTGGAGAGAAAGGAAAAGAGGAAGATGAggtaattggggggggggggcaaacaaTACAGTTATTTAATACCTACACACAAAAGCATCACTATTAATGCTGAGACACTCTTTGCCCCTCTTTAACTCATTTCCATAAGCTTTGACTAATACCCTCATTCATTTcacatccttccttccttaccTGCGTAGGCATTGAGGCACTTTGAGAGCACTCCTAATGGCAGTAGTGGGTCAATGAGGGTGAGCAGACGGGAGGGCGAGGCGTCAATGGTGAGCAGGGTAGCTGGATAGGCAGCCATTATACCATCTGGGACACGCACACCGCCGGCTATGGCCCTCATAGACACTGTGATGCAGAGGTTCCCCCCAGCACTGTCCCCAGCCAGACACACACGCTCAGCCGTGGAGCCTGGGGCAGAGGGACAGAGCAATCAGTACCAGCTGGTCTGATACAGGAGGTTGTTATAATTCTGCAATAATTTCTTTGGTTCTAAACTCTAACACATTAGTAACAACACAGACCCAGAAGATGGCAGTTCTTGAGGGCCCAACAGTAGGCATAGAAGCACTCCTCCAGGGCTCTGGGAAATGGGGCCTCAGGGGCAAGGGAGTAGTCCACAGACAGAATGGGGACATTTAGATCCTTGGACCAGCTCTTCAGATAGTTCTGGGAAATAAAAGGAGGATGGAGGACAAATGGAGTGATGAGAAAATGGAGGATTGACAGGAAAATTAAACTTAACTGTTAAAAGAGAGGAAAGTAAACTTCATGGTAAGTGCTGAGCCCCACTTAACTTGATTACTGAGAGACTAAGTTGACTGATTATCTTAAGTAATTGCAGGCATCACATCACAATTCCTGGCCTACCATACCTCATGGGATTTCGAGGTCTGGGCCACAAAGCCTCCTCCATGGAAGTGGATCAGCaaccagggggagggagggtgctTCTGAGCACCAAACGGTACCAAAGACACAGAGATGGGGGTAGCTTCTGTACGAGAGAAAGCCAACAGCTCGTCACTGtcctgaaggaagagagagaactagaTGTTTGCGTCATAACGTAACCCTTTTTACAATAACATGATTAAACTGTGCAGAACTTTGATAAAAACATCACATAGTAACCACCGAGGTTACAGCTGAGAGCTCACCTGCCCTTCTCGAAGTTCATAGGAGATGAGCCGCACATTAACAGGTCCAGGGCCCCA is part of the Oncorhynchus gorbuscha isolate QuinsamMale2020 ecotype Even-year linkage group LG09, OgorEven_v1.0, whole genome shotgun sequence genome and harbors:
- the lipea gene encoding lipase, hormone-sensitive a isoform X1 gives rise to the protein MMRMVEFSGMAWRAVFTALEAVCEENITALSGPTDLLCGNASGRLLTCMRKIQDHGRALEPVVAGFTAVYHHYDFDADTPGNGYRTLVKVLQSCILHIIHKGRYIASNCHRAFFRANHNASEMEAYSSALCQLRALLYLAQRLLHDNGHGQLYSLQDGELSRRFVREYTSMHKACFYGRCLGFQFSPTLRPFLQTVVISMVSFGESYGKQQSGLGMAAFSFLTSAKYVIDPELRGAEFERITQNLDMKFWKSFWNLTESELLSGLASVASNLVQLNLTLTIPPEPLHLPLASDPRLFAPVSPPLAHWGPGPVNVRLISYELREGQDSDELLAFSRTEATPISVSLVPFGAQKHPPSPWLLIHFHGGGFVAQTSKSHENYLKSWSKDLNVPILSVDYSLAPEAPFPRALEECFYAYCWALKNCHLLGSTAERVCLAGDSAGGNLCITVSMRAIAGGVRVPDGIMAAYPATLLTIDASPSRLLTLIDPLLPLGVLSKCLNAYAGVDSQAVQPTEGTSTLSDLGRDTALLISDLTHGASNWIQSFLPAEVLGSVSSSHQQSLDNEAHYRSTSPSSSSSNSSSGPRDYPEGFEPLRSERLAVIQTPSCPIVKNPFVSPLLSPDDLLRGLPPVHLVASALDALLDDSVMFAKKLRDMGQPVTLRVVEDLPHGFLSLLGLAKETQVASDICVARIREVFQQQTPPPCTNKQSKLERTNHGPSN
- the lipea gene encoding lipase, hormone-sensitive a isoform X2; this translates as MAWRAVFTALEAVCEENITALSGPTDLLCGNASGRLLTCMRKIQDHGRALEPVVAGFTAVYHHYDFDADTPGNGYRTLVKVLQSCILHIIHKGRYIASNCHRAFFRANHNASEMEAYSSALCQLRALLYLAQRLLHDNGHGQLYSLQDGELSRRFVREYTSMHKACFYGRCLGFQFSPTLRPFLQTVVISMVSFGESYGKQQSGLGMAAFSFLTSAKYVIDPELRGAEFERITQNLDMKFWKSFWNLTESELLSGLASVASNLVQLNLTLTIPPEPLHLPLASDPRLFAPVSPPLAHWGPGPVNVRLISYELREGQDSDELLAFSRTEATPISVSLVPFGAQKHPPSPWLLIHFHGGGFVAQTSKSHENYLKSWSKDLNVPILSVDYSLAPEAPFPRALEECFYAYCWALKNCHLLGSTAERVCLAGDSAGGNLCITVSMRAIAGGVRVPDGIMAAYPATLLTIDASPSRLLTLIDPLLPLGVLSKCLNAYAGVDSQAVQPTEGTSTLSDLGRDTALLISDLTHGASNWIQSFLPAEVLGSVSSSHQQSLDNEAHYRSTSPSSSSSNSSSGPRDYPEGFEPLRSERLAVIQTPSCPIVKNPFVSPLLSPDDLLRGLPPVHLVASALDALLDDSVMFAKKLRDMGQPVTLRVVEDLPHGFLSLLGLAKETQVASDICVARIREVFQQQTPPPCTNKQSKLERTNHGPSN